A genome region from Natranaeroarchaeum sulfidigenes includes the following:
- a CDS encoding Gfo/Idh/MocA family protein has protein sequence MGGNFGIGFVGCGFITREAHVPSVEYLPGVRVAAIQNRTRGTAETLAARCRSEDLGDPTVYGEGDIAALVADEDVDGLWITSPNFTRVDVVEAAVDAIADGAELRGIAMEKPVARNLREARRIVDRIEDVDLPHAYLENWPHEPEIQQLRDLLWERGRDAGRPYLARSQAEHAGPHSAWFWDGKRQGGGALTDMLCHALAGNHVLLADPARTDGGLDPVSISADTETLKWAREEYAAELREEYGVDYETAPADDYARATIRYESDAGGPLISEATGSWCYVGAGVRRSIELLGPEYSGQVVTDGESSSVFVSDALCNGDGWAEKQTATSGRMPIPGKRVVDGGYVAENRNAVDAFERGENGRLDLHDGLEVLRLCMAAYRAAETGEDIDPRTADLRSYTPPPARG, from the coding sequence ATGGGAGGGAATTTCGGTATCGGCTTCGTCGGTTGCGGGTTTATAACTCGCGAAGCACACGTTCCGAGCGTCGAGTACCTGCCCGGCGTCCGCGTCGCGGCGATCCAGAACCGTACACGGGGGACTGCGGAAACGCTCGCAGCACGGTGTCGATCCGAGGATCTGGGTGATCCGACCGTCTACGGCGAGGGCGATATCGCCGCACTCGTCGCGGACGAGGACGTCGACGGGCTGTGGATCACCAGCCCGAACTTCACACGGGTCGACGTCGTTGAGGCGGCGGTCGACGCCATCGCGGACGGCGCGGAACTGCGTGGAATCGCAATGGAGAAGCCCGTGGCTCGAAATCTCCGCGAGGCGCGCCGGATCGTCGACCGAATCGAGGATGTCGACTTGCCACACGCCTACCTGGAGAACTGGCCCCACGAGCCAGAGATCCAGCAGTTACGCGATCTGCTCTGGGAGCGCGGCCGGGACGCGGGACGGCCTTACCTCGCCCGCTCGCAGGCCGAACACGCAGGGCCACACTCGGCGTGGTTCTGGGATGGCAAGCGACAGGGCGGCGGCGCGCTGACCGACATGCTCTGCCACGCACTGGCGGGCAACCACGTCCTGCTGGCCGATCCGGCGCGTACCGACGGCGGCCTCGACCCGGTCTCGATCTCGGCCGATACGGAGACGCTAAAGTGGGCTCGCGAGGAGTACGCCGCCGAACTCCGTGAGGAGTACGGTGTCGATTACGAGACCGCACCCGCGGACGATTACGCCCGGGCAACGATCCGGTACGAGAGTGACGCCGGGGGGCCCCTGATCTCCGAGGCAACGGGGTCGTGGTGTTACGTCGGCGCAGGGGTGCGGCGTTCGATCGAGTTGCTCGGCCCAGAGTACTCCGGACAGGTCGTTACCGACGGGGAATCCTCGAGCGTCTTCGTCTCGGATGCGCTGTGCAACGGCGATGGATGGGCGGAGAAACAGACCGCCACGAGCGGCCGGATGCCGATCCCGGGCAAGCGCGTCGTCGACGGGGGTTACGTCGCCGAGAACCGCAACGCCGTCGATGCCTTCGAGCGTGGCGAGAACGGCCGCCTCGACCTGCACGACGGGCTGGAGGTCTTGCGGCTCTGTATGGCGGCCTACCGGGCGGCCGAAACCGGCGAGGACATCGACCCCCGGACCGCCGATCTGAGATCGTATACGCCGCCGCCAGCGCGAGGATAG
- a CDS encoding DUF6663 family protein gives MDQTTDGRFRVLPGRSDDELLLLDAESAEPNYVPVPTDETPATGHLVDATLVWEDGDPAVSECSVVDATTFRFVRTDEPAFEAARECFESARAEGAAMNSQVTRNMDSDPNGVVYTFAEQAGERDLFGEFRDGVKPLEPLVARAAEAAEPPFSVWVLDTPEPFVLVYIVLGPDSLLERTMQDTYR, from the coding sequence ATGGATCAGACCACGGACGGGCGGTTTCGCGTGCTTCCCGGGCGGAGCGACGACGAACTGCTGTTGCTCGATGCCGAGTCAGCCGAGCCGAACTACGTGCCCGTTCCCACGGATGAGACACCAGCAACCGGGCACCTCGTCGATGCGACACTCGTGTGGGAAGACGGCGATCCTGCCGTGTCCGAGTGCAGCGTCGTCGACGCCACGACGTTCCGGTTCGTCCGCACCGACGAACCAGCCTTCGAGGCCGCACGGGAGTGTTTCGAGTCGGCGCGTGCGGAGGGGGCGGCCATGAACTCTCAGGTCACGCGGAATATGGACAGCGATCCCAACGGCGTGGTCTACACGTTCGCCGAGCAGGCAGGCGAGCGCGACCTGTTCGGCGAGTTCCGGGACGGCGTCAAACCGCTGGAACCGCTGGTCGCCCGCGCCGCCGAAGCTGCTGAACCACCTTTTTCGGTCTGGGTGCTCGATACACCGGAACCGTTCGTCCTCGTATACATCGTGCTGGGACCGGACAGTTTGCTAGAGCGGACGATGCAGGATACGTATCGCTGA
- a CDS encoding ABC transporter permease — protein MSVTSYARTHPSRIGALVALTVLTGVVLVWHDSGLARLLTLGYLERSLRAATPIALVAIGGLIAEKSGVFNIGVEGFMIFGAVNALAAAYLVSGNGEVTQMHLWIGLVVAVVISAVLTTFFAILMIRYEADQIVAGLAVWFIGLGFGPFTAILIWDSRNSGTVGRIGNLDLPLLSEIPVVGPVFFDTSPFILLTIIVAVAAWVFLYRTRYGYWLQAAGENPEALDTAGINVNRVRYAAVIFSGTMAGLAGAVLTLGVTGNFIGSGMTVVDGRGWIGIVAYLFGNYNPIGAFLAALLFGAMDMLQIQFQTIGVPLPSSLVDLFPYVVVILVLTFYGSTRMPSRVGEPYESEQ, from the coding sequence ATGAGCGTCACCAGCTACGCGAGAACACACCCCAGTCGGATCGGTGCGCTGGTCGCCCTCACGGTACTCACGGGGGTGGTCCTCGTGTGGCATGATTCGGGGCTGGCTCGACTACTCACGCTCGGGTATCTCGAACGGTCCCTGCGGGCGGCAACGCCCATCGCGCTGGTCGCCATCGGGGGACTGATCGCCGAAAAGAGCGGCGTCTTCAACATCGGTGTCGAGGGATTCATGATCTTCGGCGCGGTCAACGCGCTCGCCGCGGCGTATCTCGTCTCCGGAAACGGCGAGGTTACGCAGATGCACCTCTGGATCGGACTCGTCGTCGCAGTGGTAATCAGCGCCGTCCTCACGACCTTCTTTGCGATCTTGATGATCCGCTACGAGGCCGATCAGATCGTCGCCGGGCTGGCAGTCTGGTTCATCGGTCTCGGCTTCGGACCGTTTACCGCAATCCTGATCTGGGATAGCCGTAACAGTGGGACCGTCGGTCGGATCGGTAACCTTGACCTGCCACTCCTGTCGGAGATCCCGGTGGTCGGTCCCGTCTTCTTCGATACGTCACCGTTTATTCTGCTGACCATTATCGTCGCCGTCGCCGCGTGGGTGTTCCTCTACCGGACCCGGTACGGCTACTGGCTGCAGGCTGCCGGTGAGAACCCCGAAGCGCTCGACACGGCAGGGATCAATGTCAACCGCGTTCGCTACGCCGCGGTGATCTTCTCTGGGACGATGGCGGGACTGGCGGGGGCCGTGTTGACCCTCGGCGTCACGGGCAATTTCATCGGCTCCGGGATGACAGTCGTCGACGGCCGGGGCTGGATCGGCATCGTCGCCTACCTGTTTGGCAACTACAACCCGATCGGGGCCTTTCTCGCCGCACTCCTGTTCGGCGCGATGGATATGCTCCAGATCCAGTTCCAGACGATTGGCGTACCCCTTCCGTCAAGTCTCGTGGACCTGTTCCCCTATGTCGTCGTGATCCTCGTCCTGACGTTTTACGGCTCGACGCGGATGCCCTCGCGTGTCGGCGAGCCCTACGAGAGCGAACAGTAG
- a CDS encoding Gfo/Idh/MocA family protein — protein sequence MTWTFACANFDQMHMNTNIGWVAAHPDAELVGICDEDPSTSTGSLSAAVSEFDIPKRDVYDDLDTCLAETDPDVVIGCPRNSGHAAFVERVEPYDVHLAIEKPLAATLAGADRILDAVDESDRLFVLNWPVMWDPVIHEVRTLVADGTIGDVIEVQYYGGNSGAPPRGSWFYDPEAGGGSMLDYLGYGATFATWFRGGDLPTEVTAETYVPDGLDVDVQSSTICRFEEGLSAFQTSWRMLTDPWEIQPQPPKGYEIVGTEGAISTRERSASIRVTTEGDPEGYSVEPSPLPGRFENLVAYLIDLLETDSEPSGPADPAFCRDAHRIVETARRSAERGETLRLVE from the coding sequence ATGACGTGGACGTTCGCCTGCGCGAATTTCGACCAGATGCACATGAACACAAACATCGGCTGGGTCGCGGCCCATCCGGACGCGGAACTCGTCGGAATTTGCGACGAGGATCCCAGCACGTCGACCGGATCGCTGTCGGCGGCGGTGAGTGAGTTCGATATCCCAAAGCGGGACGTGTATGACGACCTCGATACCTGTCTGGCTGAAACCGACCCCGACGTGGTGATTGGCTGTCCGCGCAATTCCGGACACGCGGCCTTCGTCGAGCGCGTCGAGCCGTACGATGTCCATCTGGCTATCGAGAAGCCACTGGCCGCGACACTGGCTGGAGCGGATCGAATACTCGACGCCGTCGACGAGTCCGACCGGCTGTTCGTCCTCAACTGGCCGGTCATGTGGGATCCAGTAATACACGAGGTCCGGACGCTGGTGGCCGATGGGACGATCGGCGACGTCATTGAGGTGCAGTACTACGGCGGGAACTCCGGGGCACCCCCCAGGGGGAGCTGGTTCTACGACCCCGAGGCTGGCGGCGGATCAATGCTGGATTATCTGGGCTACGGCGCGACGTTCGCGACGTGGTTCCGCGGTGGCGACCTGCCCACTGAGGTCACCGCTGAAACGTACGTCCCGGACGGCCTCGATGTCGACGTGCAGTCCTCGACGATCTGCCGGTTCGAAGAGGGGTTGTCTGCGTTTCAGACCTCATGGCGGATGCTTACCGACCCGTGGGAGATCCAGCCCCAGCCGCCGAAAGGCTACGAAATCGTCGGCACGGAGGGAGCGATCAGCACGAGAGAACGGAGCGCGTCGATCCGGGTCACGACCGAGGGGGATCCGGAAGGCTATTCAGTCGAGCCGTCGCCCCTACCCGGGCGGTTCGAGAATCTGGTTGCCTATCTGATCGACCTGCTGGAAACAGACAGCGAGCCGTCGGGGCCTGCAGATCCCGCGTTCTGCCGAGATGCACATCGAATCGTCGAGACCGCACGTCGGAGTGCCGAGCGCGGTGAGACCCTGCGGCTGGTCGAGTAG
- a CDS encoding ABC transporter ATP-binding protein, whose protein sequence is MSRKETRETAVRLDGITKRFGEIVANDGVDFTLESGTVHALLGENGSGKTTLMSILYGLYDQDEGEIVVDGKPQEFTSPRDAIDAGIGMIHQHFQLIEPMTVLQNVVLGHEPVSGGLVDEEEARVDIEALCERYAFDVDQHLDTPVQDLDIGLKQRIEIVKSLYRGAEILILDEPTAVLTPQEVDGLFDLMRELTEQDRSLVFITHKLDEAIEIADEITVLRDGEAVGTVDAADTSKAELARMMVGREVLFDRTEREATAGTRVLETEGLHVQGDRGLEQVTDVDMRVREGEILGIAGVQGNGQSELVEALTGLRSVTSGSIRFEGEEITETDRRERIERGIAYVPEDRQQEGLVLEYDLVRNALLGNQTVEPFVDGWFVDWDAVDEQAHEVVAEYDVQPPDPSVRSASLSGGNQQKFVVGREINHDPRLLIASHPTRGVDIGSVEFIHNRLLELRAEGIALVIVSSKLEEIQQLSDRIAVLYEGSIVDIVDPEEVTEQELGLLMTGTEIDRSGVSVKQQSDLPGEP, encoded by the coding sequence ATGAGTCGGAAGGAGACACGGGAGACTGCAGTTCGTCTGGACGGAATTACGAAACGCTTCGGAGAGATCGTCGCCAACGATGGCGTCGATTTCACGCTCGAATCGGGGACAGTTCATGCCCTGCTCGGCGAGAACGGCTCGGGCAAGACGACCCTGATGAGCATCCTCTACGGGCTGTACGATCAGGACGAGGGAGAGATCGTTGTCGACGGCAAACCGCAGGAGTTCACCAGCCCGCGTGACGCGATCGACGCGGGGATCGGAATGATCCACCAGCACTTCCAGCTCATCGAGCCGATGACCGTCCTGCAAAACGTCGTCCTTGGCCACGAGCCGGTTTCGGGTGGCCTCGTCGACGAAGAGGAGGCCAGAGTGGATATCGAAGCGCTCTGTGAGCGCTACGCGTTCGACGTCGATCAGCATCTCGACACGCCGGTTCAGGATCTCGATATCGGCCTCAAACAGCGAATCGAGATCGTCAAGAGCCTCTATCGTGGTGCGGAGATCCTCATCCTCGACGAGCCGACAGCGGTGTTGACGCCACAGGAGGTCGACGGGCTGTTCGATCTGATGCGTGAGTTGACCGAGCAGGATCGTTCGCTGGTCTTTATCACGCACAAACTCGACGAGGCCATCGAGATCGCGGACGAAATCACGGTGTTGCGCGACGGGGAAGCTGTGGGGACGGTCGACGCAGCCGACACCTCGAAAGCGGAGCTGGCACGGATGATGGTCGGCCGGGAGGTGCTGTTCGACCGAACGGAACGCGAGGCGACGGCGGGCACACGCGTTCTCGAAACCGAGGGGCTCCACGTCCAGGGTGACCGGGGTCTGGAACAGGTGACGGATGTCGACATGCGCGTCCGGGAGGGCGAGATCCTCGGGATCGCCGGCGTCCAGGGCAACGGCCAGTCCGAACTCGTCGAGGCGCTGACCGGGCTGCGATCCGTCACATCCGGATCAATCCGTTTTGAGGGCGAGGAGATCACGGAGACGGACCGGCGCGAGCGGATCGAGCGCGGGATCGCCTACGTCCCCGAGGACCGCCAGCAGGAAGGGCTGGTACTGGAGTACGATCTGGTTCGCAACGCGTTGCTTGGCAATCAGACAGTCGAGCCGTTCGTCGACGGCTGGTTCGTCGACTGGGACGCCGTCGACGAGCAGGCCCACGAGGTCGTGGCGGAGTACGACGTCCAGCCACCGGATCCATCCGTCCGTTCGGCATCGCTCTCGGGTGGCAACCAGCAGAAGTTCGTCGTCGGCCGGGAGATCAACCACGATCCTCGCCTCTTGATCGCATCGCATCCGACTCGCGGCGTCGACATCGGGTCGGTCGAGTTTATCCACAATCGATTGCTGGAACTGCGTGCGGAGGGTATTGCGCTCGTCATCGTCTCCTCGAAACTCGAAGAGATCCAGCAGCTCTCGGACCGGATCGCCGTCCTCTATGAGGGTTCGATCGTCGACATCGTCGACCCGGAGGAAGTAACCGAACAGGAGCTCGGTCTGTTGATGACCGGAACGGAGATCGACCGATCGGGAGTCTCGGTTAAACAGCAGTCTGATCTCCCGGGGGAGCCATGA
- a CDS encoding HAD family hydrolase — MANFEAVLFDLDGTLCQRTQDTETLYARVFERVGEDPFGAPSDLWTALSGPPDHDDPIGYYGAGFARVAAQHDRSDADTLALARELVAAIDDSAVELLPGASVALDAAAAAGQVGLVTNGPADSQRTKLDALGLGDRFDAVVFAAELPRAKPHALPFERALDDLGVAPDRALYVGNSVEYDVAGSQNTGLAAAWLRNEQGPGSYDPEYTLNSLADLPEVLGVNNE, encoded by the coding sequence GTGGCGAACTTCGAAGCCGTTCTATTCGATCTCGACGGGACGCTCTGTCAGCGTACACAGGACACCGAGACGCTGTACGCGCGCGTCTTCGAGCGGGTGGGCGAGGACCCGTTCGGCGCCCCTTCCGACCTGTGGACGGCGCTCTCCGGGCCACCGGATCACGACGATCCGATCGGGTACTACGGGGCCGGGTTCGCCCGGGTCGCCGCACAGCACGACCGCTCGGACGCGGACACGCTGGCACTCGCGCGTGAACTGGTCGCGGCGATCGACGACAGCGCGGTCGAGCTGCTTCCGGGCGCAAGCGTAGCGCTCGATGCAGCGGCGGCCGCTGGACAGGTGGGGCTCGTTACGAACGGACCAGCCGACAGCCAGCGAACGAAACTCGACGCGCTCGGTCTCGGGGACCGATTCGATGCGGTCGTGTTTGCCGCGGAACTCCCGCGGGCGAAGCCGCACGCGCTGCCGTTCGAGCGTGCGCTCGATGATCTGGGTGTGGCTCCTGACCGCGCGCTCTACGTTGGCAACTCGGTGGAGTACGATGTCGCTGGCTCACAGAACACGGGACTCGCCGCGGCGTGGCTCCGTAACGAGCAGGGACCGGGGTCGTACGACCCCGAGTACACCCTGAACTCGCTGGCCGACCTGCCGGAGGTGCTGGGGGTGAACAATGAATAA
- a CDS encoding substrate-binding domain-containing protein, with translation MAQESTSHQEFGGVPAGAIDRRTFLAASAGVAGIGLAGCLGNGAEDDEIAIISSDAGFDDNAFNDMALSGLQNAQEEYDFEINQIEETDTTAFGDVQVEAAETEPDLIVLVGFQHTSPLEDNAPEYPDQNWMLINDPLDEPNVASYTWANHEMSYLAGVLAGTMTTHELEHEGNENDPENAHVGFVGGEDGSLINAFEESYVAGAEWVNEEVEVSTGYIGNFSDTSVANDIATSQYQDGADIVYHAAAAAGAGAIEAAQQQERFAIGVDADQSRTLPEFQDVIIGSAVKFIDEGTEEAAQATYEDEFDSIADEHNLLGLAEEAVDAVIGQAFEGSLPEEVDQNIDEAAQAIVDGEIDVPCEADGC, from the coding sequence ATGGCGCAAGAGTCAACTAGCCATCAGGAGTTTGGGGGAGTACCAGCGGGGGCTATCGATCGGCGTACGTTCCTCGCAGCGAGCGCGGGGGTTGCGGGCATCGGTTTGGCGGGCTGTCTCGGTAACGGTGCGGAGGACGACGAAATCGCGATAATCTCCAGCGACGCCGGGTTCGATGACAACGCGTTCAACGATATGGCGCTAAGCGGGTTACAGAACGCACAGGAAGAGTACGACTTCGAGATCAACCAGATCGAGGAGACGGACACGACCGCGTTCGGTGACGTACAGGTTGAGGCGGCCGAAACCGAACCGGATCTCATCGTACTGGTTGGGTTCCAGCACACGTCGCCGCTGGAGGATAACGCGCCCGAGTATCCCGACCAGAACTGGATGCTGATCAACGATCCGCTCGACGAGCCGAACGTCGCATCCTATACCTGGGCGAACCACGAGATGTCATATCTCGCGGGGGTGCTCGCCGGGACGATGACGACGCACGAACTCGAACACGAGGGGAACGAAAACGATCCCGAGAACGCCCACGTCGGGTTCGTCGGCGGCGAGGATGGCTCGCTGATCAACGCCTTCGAGGAGTCCTACGTTGCAGGGGCGGAGTGGGTCAACGAGGAGGTCGAGGTCAGCACCGGCTATATCGGGAACTTCAGCGACACGAGTGTGGCAAACGACATCGCCACGTCGCAGTATCAGGACGGCGCGGATATCGTCTACCACGCCGCGGCGGCGGCCGGTGCAGGTGCGATCGAGGCCGCACAGCAACAGGAACGCTTTGCGATCGGCGTCGACGCCGACCAGTCCCGTACCCTGCCGGAGTTCCAGGACGTCATTATCGGCTCCGCAGTGAAGTTCATCGACGAGGGGACCGAGGAGGCCGCACAGGCCACGTACGAGGACGAGTTCGACAGCATCGCCGACGAGCACAACCTGCTCGGACTGGCTGAGGAGGCGGTCGACGCCGTCATCGGGCAGGCGTTCGAGGGCTCGCTGCCCGAGGAGGTCGACCAGAACATCGACGAGGCGGCTCAGGCGATCGTCGACGGCGAAATCGACGTTCCCTGTGAGGCGGACGGCTGCTAG
- a CDS encoding ABC transporter permease produces the protein MSDADPGRIRPALDAAADWMLRATPIERIALAVASTVAALAIGLVVVTASGHNPVLFINDMLYGAFGTERRLTITLRESSYFILAGVAVAVAFRAGVFNIGVQGQFIVGMLATTMTILWLTPFLPANRIGGVGLMLVGTLGGVLAGGAYGALPGVLKAYADANEIITTIMLNFIAIGVVFYLVDGPFRGEGESATRTASIPEYAELPPVLFEGSGFSMLGLAGTIGVAVVIYVLLTRTRIGYDMVTSGYQESAAVYSGVDAKRTIVGTMTISGMVAGVLGALFIIMHANATPNAHGIDTYGFDAIAVSLLAANHPLGVIPAGALFGGLEAGGQYINVSSDVPPQLIDGIVGLVVLFVAVPELFRMTARRTGLGGDGE, from the coding sequence ATGAGCGACGCCGATCCCGGCCGTATTCGACCCGCGCTTGACGCCGCCGCCGACTGGATGCTCCGGGCGACGCCGATCGAGCGGATCGCGCTGGCGGTCGCCTCGACCGTTGCAGCGCTTGCGATCGGACTCGTCGTCGTCACCGCCTCGGGGCACAACCCGGTCCTGTTCATCAACGACATGCTCTATGGAGCGTTCGGGACCGAGCGCAGGCTAACGATCACACTCCGGGAATCGTCGTACTTCATCCTTGCAGGCGTCGCGGTCGCGGTGGCGTTCCGTGCGGGCGTCTTCAACATCGGTGTACAGGGGCAGTTCATCGTCGGGATGCTGGCGACAACCATGACGATCCTGTGGCTGACGCCGTTTCTCCCCGCCAACCGGATCGGCGGGGTCGGGCTCATGCTCGTCGGCACGCTGGGCGGCGTCCTCGCGGGCGGCGCGTATGGCGCGCTTCCGGGCGTACTCAAGGCCTACGCGGACGCCAACGAGATCATCACGACGATCATGCTGAACTTCATAGCTATCGGCGTCGTCTTCTACCTCGTCGACGGTCCGTTTCGAGGTGAGGGCGAGTCGGCGACCCGAACCGCCTCCATCCCCGAGTACGCCGAACTCCCGCCGGTGCTGTTCGAGGGCTCCGGCTTCTCGATGCTCGGCCTCGCTGGGACGATCGGCGTCGCCGTGGTGATCTACGTGTTGCTCACGCGCACGCGGATCGGCTACGATATGGTGACGAGCGGCTACCAGGAGTCCGCGGCGGTCTACTCCGGCGTCGACGCGAAGCGGACCATCGTCGGGACGATGACGATCTCGGGGATGGTCGCGGGCGTCCTCGGAGCACTTTTCATCATCATGCACGCGAACGCGACGCCGAACGCCCACGGAATCGACACGTACGGGTTCGACGCCATCGCGGTGAGCCTGCTCGCTGCGAACCACCCGCTCGGCGTGATTCCTGCGGGAGCGCTGTTCGGTGGGCTAGAGGCCGGCGGTCAGTACATCAACGTGTCCTCCGACGTCCCGCCACAGCTGATCGATGGCATCGTCGGGCTCGTCGTCCTCTTCGTCGCCGTGCCCGAACTGTTCCGGATGACCGCACGGCGGACCGGTCTCGGTGGTGATGGCGAATGA